ACGCCCTCCCTGGCGTCGCGACAGAAACCCCGATAAACCCCGGCCCGCACATCCCTGTGCGGGCGCTCAGCGGCGCCGATGTACGTTAAGTACATCGGCGACTACCCCGCTTCGCCCTGTAAATCCTGTCAAATTTTTTCTCTTCTAATTGGTTCGGGGTTCTAAAGACCTCGCAAAAACAAAGCGCCCCATTCGGGGCGCTTTGGTGTGACTTAAAACAAAAAATTTAACGCGATTACTTGGCAGGAGCAGCCGGGGTCGCAGGAGCAGCCGGGGTCGCGCCCTTCATGTCGTCTTTCTTCATTTCTTTCGCTTCTTTTTTGGCGGCCTTCTTCTTCATCTTCTTCTCTTTCTTCATTTCCTTCTTTTCTTCTTTGGTCATTTCCTTCTTGGCTTCCGCCGCGGCAGCGCCGGCCGGGGCTTCATGCTTCATCGCGCTGGCGACATGCACCAGGCCAAACATCATGGCGAACGCCAGGGCAAACAGGGTGGTCAGCGACTTTTTCATACCAAAGGCTCCTTGAGGTAAACAGCAAATGGGAAGTCTGATGATCAGGATGCAGGGATCCTTGGCATCATTGCAGGACACAATAGCAATCGCTGTGCCATGTATATTTACAATTAATATCAATCAGTTAAATATATACTCTGGGCTGCGCTAAGCTTGCATTTTGTAGCGAGCTTCAAAATTTGTAGCCTTGGGAATTTCAGAAAAACATGCCCCTGCGTTTGCTCAAGCTTGGTCGTCTCCAGCGCAAGGTATTGCTGGTGATATCGGTGATCGTGATTGTGCCGATGTTGGTGGCTGGATGGTTGGCCGCCGAGTGGGTGTCAATCAGTTTCGAGAGGCGGCTTGAACAATGGATTATCGAAGCCGCACGCGCCAACCAGAACTGGCTCCAGGCGTATCAAAACGACGCCGTGATGCTGGGACGCGTTCTGGCCGATGACGCGGGCTTTGTCGCCAACGTTGAGCGATCACCTGCCGATGCCATTCCGTTACCGGTGCAACGCATCTCTCAGGAATTGAGCATTAATCTCATCCAGCTCTACACGCCGGACAAGAAGCTGGTGTATTCGTCTATACCGGTGAAGGTGAGCGCCCTGTGGGAGCGGGGCCAGACGGAGGCTGTGCTCAAGGTCGTGACACGGCAGCAGACCATGCTGGCGGCGGTAGGCATCACACCCATCCCGCGTCGTGGCACACCGCGGTACTACCTGGTGCTGGGCAGTTTGCTGGGCCAGGACTTCACGGACGAGCTGGCGCAGCTCACCGGCCTGAAGGCGCGACTTTATTACCGCGAAGGAAAAAATTATTACGATTTATTCTCCTCCCCCGGCAAGATCATCGCGCTCGAACATCTGCCGCCGGCAGCGCTCACCCTGCTGGAGAAAAGCAAAAAACCCTTTTACAGTCTGGAGGCCGAGAACGGGCAGTTCCGCGGCCTGTATACGCCTATCGTGGATCCCACTGGACGGGTCGAAGCGATCATGTTCAGTGGACTGGATCGCCGCGGGGTGCAGGAGGTGCTCACCAACCGAGTCACGCTGTTTCTGTCGATTTCGCTGCTCGGCGTGGTGATCGGTGGTTTGGCGGGTCTGCTGCTTTCGCGACTGGTCGTGCGGCCGCTTCAGTACTTGCGCAACGGCGTGATGCAGCTCGCGGGCCAGAACTTTAATGCCAATGTGCCCATTACGTCGGACGACGAACTGGGCGATCTGGCCAAGGCATTCAATGCCATGGCCGCGCGGCTGCGCGAGGCGCGTGATGAGCAGGCGCTGCGATTCCAGAAGGACAAGCTTTCCGCCATGGGCGAACTGTCGGCGGCACTGGCGCACGAGATCCGCAATCCTATCGGCATCATCAACACCTCGGCGGCGCTGCTCGACAAGCCGGATTATGCCCCGGAGAAGAAGGCCGAGCTGACACGCATGATCCGCGAGGAAAGTCTGCGCGTCGCCAACCTGGTGCAGGATTTTTTGCAGCTGTCGCGCCACCGTCAGCCGAATTTCGCCATCATCGATCCCTCCCAGCCACTGGAGCGTGCCCTTGAGTTGGCACTGGCCGGCGCCACGGCGGTCACCGTGCACAAGGCCTTCCAGCACCATGATGCAAAAATTCAGGCCGACGCCGGATTGTTGCAGCAGGCCTGGGGCAATATCTTTACCAACGCCCTGCAGGCGATGAGTGGAAAAGAGAGAAAATTCTGGATCAGTTCCGGCATGGAAGACGGGGTCGTGTACTTGTCGGTCGAAGACAACGGGCCGGGCGTGCCGGCCGAGATTATGCCGCGCCTGTTCGAGCCGTTCTTCACCACCAAGGAACAGGGCACCGGTCTCGGCCTTACCATTGCCTACACCCTGGCGGAAGCGAACGGCGGCCGGCTAGAGGCCTTGCCACCGGAAGGCAACGGTGCCCGGTTTGTCATGCGCTTTCCAATGCATGAGAATCTTTAACAGATGCAATGGACAGGACTAACAAGATTTTTCAGGATTCACAGGATTAAAGATCCGGAGTGCCGCGGCCCTCAGTAAACGTTTGGCACGTCCCGTGTGCCAAACGCCTTCGGTCTCGCGGCGTATTCTGTTGCCGCGACCGTCCTGCGGCTGAGAAACGCCACAATGACTCTACGCCGCACGGTAGTGCGGCTATCGCGGGCTCTTCGCCAGCGCTGCGCTTTCCCTGGCTCATCGTTTTGAAAGATTAAGAAATCCTGTTAATCTTTTTTTAATCCTGTAAATCCTGTCTAATTCTTTTCTTTTTATCAGGGATTCTGAGGAGATTGTTTCATGAAGCGCACCGTGCTGATAGTGGACGACGAGCAGAACATGCAGACGGTGATGCGCATGGTGCTGGAAGGTGCCGGACATGACGTGCTGGTAGCTGACAGTGGCGAGGCCGCGCTGGCGCATGCGCAGAACCCGAATCTCGATGTGGTACTGACCGATCTGCGTATGCCCGGTATGGGCGGCGAGGAATTTGTCGTCCGTTGCCGCAAGGAACGCCCGGACGTGCCGGTGATCATCGTCACGGCGCACGGCACGATCCGCTCCGCGGTCAAGAGCATTCACGACGGCGCGGCCGACTACCTCACCAAGCCGTTCGAGCCGGAACAGCTCGAGATCGCGGTGCACAACGCCATCAAGCTACGCGACATCCTGCGTGAAAATGCCCGGCTCAAGGCCGAGGTGAGCGAGTCGCGCGGCACAAAACGCCTGGCCGGGGAGAGCCGGGTTGCGCAACAACTGCTCGAGGAGATACGGCGCGTGGCGCCGTACAAGACCGGTGTGCTGATTACGGGCGAATCCGGTACCGGCAAGGAACTGGTGGCGCGCACCATCCACGAGCTTTCGCCGCGGCGCGAGCGCCCGTGGGTCGCCCTCAATTGTTCCGCGATTCCGCGGGACCTCCTGGAGTCCGAGCTGTTCGGCTACGTCAAGGGCGCATTCACGGGTGCTTCGCACAACCGCGCCGGCCGGGTCGAGCAAGCGCAAGGCGGGACACTATTTCTGGACGAGATTGCCGATCTCGATGCTTCGCTGCAGTCGAAACTCCTGCGAGTGTTGCAGGAGCGCGAGTTCTCGCCGGTGGGTTCGAACCAGGTCCGCGCCGTGGACGTGCGCTTCATCGCCGCGACCAACCGCGACCTGAAGCTGCTGGTGCAAGAAAGCAAATTCCGCGAGGACCTGCTCTACCGTCTGGACGTTTACAGCATTGTCGTGCCCCCGCTGCGCCGCCGCCGCGAAGACATCCCGCTGCTGGCCCAGACTTTCCTGCACGAACTGGCGGCCGAGATGGACAAGAAAGTGACGGCTTTTTCGCCGGCGGCGCTGGAACGGCTGGAGCGTTATCCCTGGCCCGGCAACATCCGGGAGCTGCGCAACACCGTTGAGCGTTCGCTCCTGACATGCCGGGGCAAGACCATCGACGTCGAAGATTTGCCGGGAGCGATTGCCGTGCAGACCGGTTCGTCCGCCGGCGAAGGATTGACGCTCGACAATTTGGGAAAAAAAGATCTCGATCGCTGGCTGGAAGAAGTGGAGCGCCGCATGATTCTCGAGGCGCTGGCGCAGACCAAAGGTGTACAGGCGCACGCCGCCAAGCGCTTGGGGATCTCCGAGCGCAGTCTCTGGCACCGTATCAAGAAACTCAACATCCAGATCAACCGTATCATGCACTGAACTAACATGGCGGCCGACGTAAACTCACCCACCTGGTATCAGTTGCCAACGGAGGAAGTCGTCCGCCGTTTGGGTGTTGACCCGCATGCCGGCTTGAGTGAGGACGAGGTGCGCCGACGCCGCGAGCAGTACGGCACGAACGAGATCCGTGAAGGCCGGCGGCGTGGTCCCATCGCCATGTTTCTTGGGCAGTTCACCGATTTCATGATCCTGGTACTGATCGCCGCGGCGGTCATCTCGGGTCTGATCGGTGACGTGGTCGATACCATCGTCATTCTCGCAATCATTGTGTTGAATGCCGTGGTCGGTTTCGTGCAGGAGTATCGCGCCGACCGCGCGATTGCCGTGCTCAAGCAGATGGCGGCGCTCAGCGCCCATGTCGTGCGCGAGGGCACATCGCAGATTGTCCCGGTCGTCGAGCTCGTGCCCGGCGACGTGGTGCTGATCGAGGCCGGCAATGCGCTGCCGGCCGACCTGCGGCTGATCGAAGCGGTACAGCTCAAGATCGAAGAGGCGGCGCTGACAGGCGAATCGCAGCCGGTGGAAAAGCTGGTGCGTGTCATGCACGAATCGGAACTGCCGCTCGGCGACCGGCGCAACATGGCCTACAAGGGCACGCTCGTCACCTACGGCCGTGGCCGCGGCGTGGTGGTGGCGACGGGCATGGAGACCGAACTGGGCCGGATCGCAGCGCTGTTGCGCGCGGCAGGCGAGGTCAAAACGCCGCTGCAGAAGCGCCTCACCCGCTTCGGGCGCTTGCTCGCGATCGCGGTGCTGGCGATCTGCGCCATCATGTTCGTGACAGGACTGTTGCGTGGCGAGCCGCTGCTGCTCATGCTGCTGACTGCTATCAGTCTCGCCGTGGCGGCGATCCCCGAGGCGCTGCCAGCGGTGGTGACGGTGTCGCTCGCACTCGGTGCGCGCAAGCTGGCCAGCCAGAACGCGCTCATCCGCAAACTGCCGGCGGTCGAAACGCTCGGGTCGGTGACCTTCATCTGTTCCGACAAGACCGGCACGCTCACCGAAAACCGCATGCGGGTGGAGGAGGTTTACGCCGACACGCTGGTGACGCGGTCCTTGCCGGCCGATGCTGTGACGCGGGAGCCGTGGCGCACACTGGTGGCTGCACTGGCGCTCAGCAATGACGCGCGCCCGACGACGGGTAATAAAATCATCGGTGATCCCACGGAAGTAGCGCTGTATCAGGCCGCGCGTCAGGCCGGCGCTGACAAGGCCATATTGAGCCAGACACAACCGCGGTTGGCCGAGATCGCCTTCGATTCTGAGCGCGCGCGCATGACCACGCTGCATCGCGAGGGTGATGGCGTTATCGCCTTCACCAAGGGCGCACCAGAACATGTGCTGCCGCTGTGTCACGATCGGCTGGGCGCCAAGGGCGTGGAGGCACTCGATCGCGGCGCGGTGGAGGAAGTCGTCGAACGCATGGCCACCGATGGTCTGCGGGTACTGGCGGTGGCGTTCCGGCGCTGGCCCGCGCTGCCGGAACCTTTGGAGGCGGAAATCGTCGAGAACCGGCTGACCTTCGCCGGGCTGGTCGGGCTACTGGACCCGCCACGCGCCGAGGCGCGCGAGGCGGTGCAACTGTGCCGCACCGCGGGTATCACGCCGGTGATGATCACCGGCGATCACCCGGCTACCGCGCGCGCCATCGCCACGCGCCTCGGCATCATCGATGAAGGCGGCGAGGTGCTCAGCGGGCGCGAGCTGGCGCGTCTGGACATGGCGCAATTCGAAGAGCATGTCGAGCGCGTGCGCGTGTACGCGCGCGTGGCGCCGGAGCAGAAAATCAAGATCGTGCAGGCGTTACAGGACAAGGGCGAGTATGTCGCCATGACTGGCGACGGCGTCAACGATGCCCCGGCGCTCAAGCGCGCCGATATCGGCATTGCCATGGGCATCACCGGCACCGACGTCGCCAAGGAGGCCGGGCACATGATCCTGCTGGATGACAACTTCGCCAGCATCGTCGCGGCGGTGCGCGAGGGCCGGCGCATTTTCGACAATATCCGCAAGTTCGTGCGCTTCGTCATGACCGGCAATTCCGGCGAGATCGGCACGCTGTTTCTGGCACCGTTTCTCGGTCTGCCGATTCCGCTGTTGCCGATTCACATCCTGTGGGTAAACCTAGTGACCGACGGCCTGCCAGGCCTGGCGCTTGCTGTTGAACCGCAGGAGCAGGGCATCATGCAGCGACCGCCGCGACCGCCGCGGGAAAGCCTGTTTGCGCATGGCATCTGGCAGCATATCCTGTGGGTCGGCGGGTTGATCACGGCGCTGTGTCTCGTTACGCAGGCCTGGGCCATCAGTATCGGCGACGCTCACTGGCAAACCATGGTGTTTACCGTATTGACGCTGTCGCAAATGACGCACGTGCTGGCGATCCGTTCCGAGACCGAATCACTGTTTACACGTGGATTCACCACCAACCTGCCGCTGCTGGGCGCGGTGTTGCTGACCTTTGTGCTGCAGCTCGCCACCATTTACGTCCCGGCGCTCAATCCGATTTTTCATACCCAGCCGTTGACGGTGGCCGAACTGGGGATCTGTCTCCTGCTGTCGTCGACAGTCTTTATCGCTGTCGAGATCGAGAAATGGATGGTACGCCGCGGCTGGCTGTATGCGGAGGCGCGCTAATCAGGTCAGCGTTTTGACGCCCTGATCCGAGGCCAGCAGCAGCACGTCCGCCGGGCGGCGGGCAAATAATCCGTTTGTAACGACACCGGCGAGGTGGTCGAGCCTCTCTTCCAGTTCCACCGGATTGAGAATATTCAGGTTGTGTACGTCGAGAATGATGTTGCCATTGTCAGTTTTGAAATTATCCCGCAGCACCGGCTGGCCGCCGAGTTCCACAATCCGGCGCGCCACCAGGCTGCGCGCCATCGGGATCACCTCGACCGGCAGCGGGAACTTGCCGAGCACGTCGACGAGTTTGGAGTCGTCCGCGATGCAGACAAATTTCCGGCTGGCGGCCGCGACGATTTTCTCGCGCGTGAGCGCGCCGCCGCCGCCCTTGATCAGATGCAAATGCTTGGTGGCCTCGTCGGCGCCGTCTACGTACAACGGCAAGTCGCCGGTGGCGTTGAGTTCGAGCACCGGAATGCCTGCCTTTTTCAGCCGCTCGGCCGTGGCGTTGGAGCTCGCCACCGCGCCGTCGAGCTTGCCCTTGATTTTGGCCAGCCCATCAATGAAGTGATTGGCGGTGGAGCCGGTGCCGACACCGATCACCCAGCCGGATTCGACGTATTCCAGTGCCGCCAACGCCACCGCTTTTTTCTTTTCGTCCAGAGTCATGCCGTTCCCGTGATGCCTGAAAGGGCGCCAGAATACCTATTATTCGTGTGATAATGAAGCATCCGATCTGATAAATTACTGAAAATGCCCCGGAAATATCTAAAAGCCATCGTCAACGCGCGCGTGTACGACGTGGCGCGTGAAACGCCCCTTGAACTTGCTCCCATCCTGTCGCGTCGCACCGGCAACCACGTCTGGCTCAAGCGCGAGGACGAGCAGCCTGTTTTCTCGTTCAAGTGTCGTGGGGCGTATAACAAAATGGCGGGCCTACCGAAGGCGGAGCTGAAAAAAGGCGTGGTGGCGGCTTCGGCTGGCAATCATGCACAGGGCGTGGCGCTGGCGGCCGCGAAACTGGGTACGAAGGCGACCATCGTCATGCCACGTACCACCCCGCGTATCAAGATCGATGCCGTGCGCAACCTTGGCGGTCAGGTGGTGCTGCATGGCGACAACTACGACGAGGCTTATGCCCACGCGTGCGAAATCGCGACTAAAAGAAAATTAACTTTCGTGCATCCCTACGATGACCCCGAGGTGATCGCGGGGCAGGGCACCATCGGCATGGAAATCCTGAAGCAGCACACCGGACCGCTCGAAGCCGTGTTCGTCCCCGTGGGCGGCGGCGGATTAATCGCCGGTATCGCGGTGTACATCAAGCAACTGCGTCCCGAGGTAAAGATCATCGGCGTCGAGCCGGAAGACGCCGACGCCATGGACCTCTCGCTCAAGGCCGGCAAGCGCATCATGCTCGATCACGTCGGCATTTTTGCCGACGGCGTGGCGGTGCGCCAGGTTGGCAAGGAGACGTTCAAACTGGCGCGGCAGTTCGTGGATGACATGGTCGTGGTCACGAATGACGAAATCTGCGCCGCGATCAAGGATATCTTCGAGGACCGCCGCATCATCCTCGAACCGGCCGGTGCACTCGCCTTTGCGGGTCTCAAACGCTACGCCGAGCGGAAGCGACTCAAGGGCAAGAATCTGGTCGCCATCGCCTCCGGCGCGAACGTGAATTTCGACCGGCTGCGGCACGTGGCCGAGCGTGCCGAGATCGGCGAGCGGCGCGAGGCGCTGTTTGCGGTCACCATCCCCGAGCGCCCCGGCGCACTCAAGCAGTTCTGCACCATTCTCGGCGATCACAACGTCACCGAATTCAATTACCGCTTCGATGATCCGAAGAACGCGCACATCTTTGTCGGCGTGCAGGTCCCGCCGGACACCGTGGACGCGCGCAAGCTCATGGGCGCGCTGCGCAAGCACGGTTACGCCACGCTCGACATGACCGACAACGAGATGGCCAAGCTGCACATCCGCCACCTCGTCGGCGGCCGCACGCCGAACGCTGTCAATGAAATCCTTTACCGCTTCGAATTCCCGGAACGTCCGGGGGCGCTGATGAATTTCCTCGACAAGATGGGCGGGCGCTGGAATATCAGTTTATTTCACTACCGCTCCCACGGCGCCGACTTCGGCCGCGTGCTGGTCGGCATGCAGGTCCCGCCCGGGGACAAGAAGGCGTTTCAGAAATTTCTCGATGCGCTCGGCTACGAATATGCCGAGGAGACGGGAAATCCGGCGTATAAGCTGTTTCTGAGCTAATTCTTTTTATAAAAATGTAGGGTGGGTTTGGCGGTTTTTGCCTTAACCTACGGAACAGACTGTTGTATCGGCTTCGCCGACTGCGCGCGGCCGAAGGCTGCTCGACTGAAGTGATTTCCCGGATTGCGCTGCGCTTCATCCGGACTACTGAAGCTTAATTTTTTCCTTTGATCAACTCCACCTTCTCGATTACCACATCTTTCTTCGGCACGTCCTGGAAAGGCCCCACGGAACCAGTCGGCACCGATTCAATTTTCTTCACCACGTCCATACCCTTCGTAACCTTCCCGAACACGGCATAGCCCCAGCCGCGGTCGGTCTTGTCGCGGTGATCGAGAGAGGAATTATCGGCTGCATTGATAAAAAACTGCGCCGCCGCGGATTGCGGGTCGGACGTGCGCGCCATGGCGATGGTGCCGGCGAGGTTTTTCAGGCCATTGTCGGCCTCGTTCTTGACCGGCACGCCGGTGGTTTTTTCGCGCATGCCGGGCACGAAGCCGCCGCCCTGGATCATGAACCCGGGGATCACGCGGTGAAATATCACGCCGTTGTAATAGCCGCTCTCGACGTAGTTCATGAAGTTTCTCACCGTCCCCGGTGCGCGCTGGGCGTCCAGCTCGAGTTCGATGACGCCCAAGCTGGTCGTCACGCGCACGCGCGGATTGTCCGCCGGTCCCTTGGCCGCGGCGGGCAAGCCGGTGGTGAACAGAAAGATCACTAATGCGGTAAAAAGTTTTTTCATGGAAATTTTTCCTCGGTAAGTTTCATGATCGTGTTCCATTGTTTCGCCGTGACCGGCATGACCGATAGCCGGCTGCCGCGCTGCACCAGGTGCATCTGTTTCAATGCCGCCTGCATCTTGATGGCCGTGAGTGTCACCGGCCGCTTGAATTCACGTTTGTAGCGCACGTCCACCATGTACCACAAGGGCCGTTCCGGCGTGCTCCGTGGGTCATAGTGATGGTTTTCCGGGTCCCGGGCGCTGGGGTCGGGGTAGGCCGCGCGGGCGATCTCGATGATGCCATAAACCCCTGGCGCTTCGCAGCTCGAATGATAGCAGAACGCGAGGTCGCCTTTTTTCATCGCACGCATGAAATTGCGCGCCTGGTAATTGCGTACACCATCCCAGTGTTCGGTTTTTTTCGGGCGTGATTTCAGGTCGGTGATGCTGAACGCCTGTGGCTCGGATTTCATCAGCCAGTAGTTCACCGGCGGTTTTCCCACATGTCGCGGCTAGGCGACCTTGATGGAAGTATCCGCCACGGCTTCCGATACGCGCAGACGCGTGATAGAACGGCACAGGCCGTTATGCTCGTTGATATCGAGCAGCACACCGCAGAGGGTGCCGAGGCCTTCCGCCACCTCGAAGCGCTCCGGCAGTTTGTGCACGAAGCGCTTGAGCGATTTCTGCGTGTCCATGCCGATGACGGAATCGTAACAGCCGGTCATTCCCACGTCGGTGATATAGCCGGTTCCGCGCGGCAGGATGCGTTCGTCGGCGGTCGGCACGTGCGTGTGTGTGCCCACCATGGTGCTCACGCGCCCGTCGAGGTACCAGCCCATGGCCATTTTCTCGCTCGTCACTTCGGCGTGCAGGTCCACCAGCACGATCTTGACGTCATCCGGTTTCGCGGCGAGCACCCTGTCGGCGGCGGCGAAGGGGCAGGCCAGCGTCGGGTGCATGTACACGTTGCCCATGAGATTGAGAATACCGACCTTGACTCCGGCGTGGGTCGTGGCCACGTGCCAACCGGTGCCGGGCGTGCCCTCGGGATAATTGTGCGGGCGCAGCAGCCGCGGTTCAGTGGTGATGTATTCGAGCGCTTCTTTCTTGTCCCAGGCGTGGTTGCCGTTGGACAGTACGTCTACTCCGGCGGCGAACAGCTCGTTGGCGGTTTTCCGGGTGATGCCGGCTCCGTCCGCGATGTTTTCGGCGTTGGCCACGATGAGATCGAGTTTGAGACGTTGACGCAGGCCCGGGAGCTGGTCGGCAATGGCGCGCCGCCCGGGAAGGCCTACGACGTCGCCGATAAAGAGCAGATTCATGACGCTTACCTTTAATTCGAATGACTGTATGTTAGTAAAGATAGACCGTTTGGTCCGTGATGACGCCCTGTAGCGGGATGTCCCAGGGATCGGCCGTCAGTCCGTTGACGCGCTGGAAATCATACGCGATTCCAAGCAAATGTGGCTTGCGCCAGTGGTTCCGGTGGCGCAGAAATTCCAGACTGCGGTCGTAAAAGCCTCCCCCCATACCCAGCCGGTTGCCACGGTCGTCGAAACCGACGAGAGGCATGAGGATCAGGTCAAGTTCCTGTGCGCGTATCAGATCGCGAGACTTCACCGCTGGCTCCGGGATGCCGAAGCGATTGGGAACAAGCCTGGTTTTGGGCTTGGACTCGGCAAACCAGAGCCGGTCGTGCGACAGGCGCGAAATTACCGGCAGGTATAGAGTCTTGCGCAGGCGGCGGATGCGTTCGATGACGGGCGCGGTGTCTATTTCTCCGTCGTTCGGCAAATAGCAGGCGATGCGCCGGCTGGTGAGAAACAGGCGCGTGCCGATAATTTTCGACGCGAGACGATCGGCGGCAAGGCGCTGGTCTTCGGGGGCTAGGGCGTTACGCCGGGCGCGCAGGCTTCGACGCAGTTCGGTTTTTTCCGTGGGCACTGAAGAATCGCAAGGCAAAAATAAAGACGCCCTCCGCAGATGCCGTGTTGCTCCGTAGCCTTGAACCGTGAGGTTCAAGTGGGTGCCTCAGAGATGCTTCAGGCTTCCCGCTACGAGGCGGTCTTGCACAACAGCATCTACAATCTGGCTCCCGTTAAAAGCACTTATAGGTTCAGAGGATAACTGGAGCAATCACGCGCACCGCAGGGGACGCAATATAACTATATACCTATTGGTGAGTTTGCGCATCCTGGCGGGTTTGCGCATCCCAGCGCAAGGCGGCGTCGATCTTGGTCTGGAGGAATTTGATTTTCTGCACGGTATCAACCGCCATGCCGCCGCGGGTGCGCAAGTCGAGGAATTCATGCGCTATGTTGAGCGCCGCCATGACGGCGGTGCGCTCGGTACCGATGACCTTGCCGGTAGCCTGAATCTCGTGCATTTTTTTGTCGAGATAGCCGGCGGCGGCGACCAGCGCCGCACGCTCGTCTTCGGGACAGGCGACCATGAAATCCTTGCCGAGGATGGTGACCGTTACTCCGTCGCGGGTTTCCTTCATATCAGCTGCGCTCCAGGGCTTTGAGGCGGTCGATCATGGTTTCAATGCGTGCGCGGGCGTGACGGGTTTTTTCCATCAGGCGCGCATGCTGTTCGCTGAGGTTGTTCTGGTCCGACTTCACTGACTGGTTTTCGTTTTTCAGCCGCCGGCAGGTTTCGATGAGCTCATCGATGCGGCTCTCGAGAATCTTGAGGTCCGTGCTGTCCAATCGGGTATCTTCGCTTGCCATAGTCGCTCACTATAGGACCGACGCCCGATCGGGTCAACGCTTCCGGTCGCCGTCGGAGGGGTGTAGACTTTTTGTCCCCCCATTGCCGACCGCTGTTTGCGTACCATCCATACCGTGGAAAACACTCCTGACCTTCCCGCCTATGACGATGCGGTGCGCCTGCTGCACGAGGCGGGTGTGCCGACCGGCGCGGCCGAGGTGCACGGCATCATCACTGGTGTGTTGTGCGCCCCCGAGGGCGCGCGCGTGGCTTGGGAAGGGCTGGTGCTGGGTCGCGACGCGGCCAATCCGCCAACGGCATTGTCGCAACTGCTCGTGGCGCTGCACCGTTCGACTCATGCTCGCCTGAGTGGAATGGAATGCGATTTTGCCCCGCTGCTACCCGGCGATGAACACAGCCTGGCCGAGCAGATCGAAGGGCTGTCCGACTGGTGCCGCGGTTACTTGCTGGGCCTGTACGCCGGGGGCGTGAATGAGCTGCAGGCCCAGACCGGCGACGCCGGTGAGGTCATCCGCGACATCACGCGCCTTTCCGAGGCCGACCTGGATACTTCGATGGCCGATGAGGAGGAGGCGCGGGCGCTGGTGGAGATCGTGGAATATCTGCGGGTGGGCGTGCAACTGGTGTTCGAGGAATTGCAACCACCCGCTTCGAAGCACTAAGAACTCATGACAAAATGAATTCAAACCACGGGGAACACGGGGAAAGGCATGTAATGGTCTCTCTGTCTTCTTGTACTTTTACTCCCCGTGCTCCCCGTGGTTAATTAGTTTTCATTTCAATTTTTGTTTTCTATTTTTGTTTCTATTTGCTTCAGGGTCTCGCGGAAGGTTTCACTTTGCGGTCCGCCGAGTTCCACCGCGCGTAGCGCCGCTGCGTGCGCCTCCGGCAAGCGGTTTTGATCCGCGAGCACTTGCGCAAGATTGTTGAACGCCACGGCCGCCTGCGGATGATCCTTCGCCGCCAGCCGTAAAACCTGCTCCGCGCCGCGCAAATCATTCATGGCGTAGCGACTGTTGCCCAGACCCGTCTGCGCTGCCAGGCTTTTGGGCCAGCGAGTGAGCGCCGTGGCATACGCCAGCGCCGCTTCCGTCCAGCGCGACAGGCGTTCGAACGGCGCGACCGCCTGAACATACGGAATTTCCTCGGCCGTGAAAGGCAGTTGGAAGGGTGGCATGACCACCAGGGCCCAGTAGCCCGAGCGGCGCCAGGTGCGCTCGAACACCTTGAACGGCACTTCGTGGCGTTCTTCTTTTCCCGAGCGCAGCACGATGTTATCTCCCTCTAAATCAAATCCGA
The Sulfuricaulis sp. DNA segment above includes these coding regions:
- a CDS encoding 5-formyltetrahydrofolate cyclo-ligase encodes the protein MPTEKTELRRSLRARRNALAPEDQRLAADRLASKIIGTRLFLTSRRIACYLPNDGEIDTAPVIERIRRLRKTLYLPVISRLSHDRLWFAESKPKTRLVPNRFGIPEPAVKSRDLIRAQELDLILMPLVGFDDRGNRLGMGGGFYDRSLEFLRHRNHWRKPHLLGIAYDFQRVNGLTADPWDIPLQGVITDQTVYLY
- a CDS encoding TIGR00282 family metallophosphoesterase → MNLLFIGDVVGLPGRRAIADQLPGLRQRLKLDLIVANAENIADGAGITRKTANELFAAGVDVLSNGNHAWDKKEALEYITTEPRLLRPHNYPEGTPGTGWHVATTHAGVKVGILNLMGNVYMHPTLACPFAAADRVLAAKPDDVKIVLVDLHAEVTSEKMAMGWYLDGRVSTMVGTHTHVPTADERILPRGTGYITDVGMTGCYDSVIGMDTQKSLKRFVHKLPERFEVAEGLGTLCGVLLDINEHNGLCRSITRLRVSEAVADTSIKVA
- a CDS encoding TIGR02449 family protein, with the protein product MASEDTRLDSTDLKILESRIDELIETCRRLKNENQSVKSDQNNLSEQHARLMEKTRHARARIETMIDRLKALERS
- the rpiA gene encoding ribose-5-phosphate isomerase RpiA, with product MTLDEKKKAVALAALEYVESGWVIGVGTGSTANHFIDGLAKIKGKLDGAVASSNATAERLKKAGIPVLELNATGDLPLYVDGADEATKHLHLIKGGGGALTREKIVAAASRKFVCIADDSKLVDVLGKFPLPVEVIPMARSLVARRIVELGGQPVLRDNFKTDNGNIILDVHNLNILNPVELEERLDHLAGVVTNGLFARRPADVLLLASDQGVKTLT
- a CDS encoding peptidylprolyl isomerase — translated: MKKLFTALVIFLFTTGLPAAAKGPADNPRVRVTTSLGVIELELDAQRAPGTVRNFMNYVESGYYNGVIFHRVIPGFMIQGGGFVPGMREKTTGVPVKNEADNGLKNLAGTIAMARTSDPQSAAAQFFINAADNSSLDHRDKTDRGWGYAVFGKVTKGMDVVKKIESVPTGSVGPFQDVPKKDVVIEKVELIKGKN
- a CDS encoding cell division protein ZapA; this translates as MKETRDGVTVTILGKDFMVACPEDERAALVAAAGYLDKKMHEIQATGKVIGTERTAVMAALNIAHEFLDLRTRGGMAVDTVQKIKFLQTKIDAALRWDAQTRQDAQTHQ
- a CDS encoding EVE domain-containing protein, which encodes MNYWLMKSEPQAFSITDLKSRPKKTEHWDGVRNYQARNFMRAMKKGDLAFCYHSSCEAPGVYGIIEIARAAYPDPSARDPENHHYDPRSTPERPLWYMVDVRYKREFKRPVTLTAIKMQAALKQMHLVQRGSRLSVMPVTAKQWNTIMKLTEEKFP
- the ilvA gene encoding threonine ammonia-lyase, biosynthetic, yielding MPRKYLKAIVNARVYDVARETPLELAPILSRRTGNHVWLKREDEQPVFSFKCRGAYNKMAGLPKAELKKGVVAASAGNHAQGVALAAAKLGTKATIVMPRTTPRIKIDAVRNLGGQVVLHGDNYDEAYAHACEIATKRKLTFVHPYDDPEVIAGQGTIGMEILKQHTGPLEAVFVPVGGGGLIAGIAVYIKQLRPEVKIIGVEPEDADAMDLSLKAGKRIMLDHVGIFADGVAVRQVGKETFKLARQFVDDMVVVTNDEICAAIKDIFEDRRIILEPAGALAFAGLKRYAERKRLKGKNLVAIASGANVNFDRLRHVAERAEIGERREALFAVTIPERPGALKQFCTILGDHNVTEFNYRFDDPKNAHIFVGVQVPPDTVDARKLMGALRKHGYATLDMTDNEMAKLHIRHLVGGRTPNAVNEILYRFEFPERPGALMNFLDKMGGRWNISLFHYRSHGADFGRVLVGMQVPPGDKKAFQKFLDALGYEYAEETGNPAYKLFLS